From the genome of Candidatus Margulisiibacteriota bacterium, one region includes:
- a CDS encoding FliM/FliN family flagellar motor switch protein, with protein MAAGQLKDIRLKQVIGNWYEYKPRERYNNNLELGGLTVAQVDELLEIHHKWADFFGEVLSQNLKISCGIQESAVLQLKYSDFLNSAPAAATSFEVAAGQFSFTVLLDNALAYALLDRFCGGQGLTVKKPNDALSALEKPALALLSREILKSYKTYLLDAFSGETIGEIFAPKLRPETKLKKDEEMAVFSQTFYLADNKPAVFWFIYTVKDLEKMQAAYAARKTARPKKMTVQLASGAVSGTQVPVNIKIGTTRVSVGEILTMTPGDILQLNEKVTDSLIMSVAEQGEFFVKLGRCGGRYAVKVIEHKPKFYNLAAPKVSAAPRLVEQPVAAAPAPAPEPPSAPAEAEPPTASAPPEAKTAEIKPAVEPDAAQPAAAVPEPETQEPAAPYSPPVVDAQSVAYTEDGKVDESKMEIKDPLLDELNLPEESAGSDDDFTWDIDDLK; from the coding sequence ATGGCGGCAGGACAGCTTAAGGATATTCGCTTAAAACAGGTCATCGGCAACTGGTATGAATACAAACCCCGCGAGCGCTACAACAATAATCTGGAGCTGGGCGGGCTGACAGTCGCACAGGTTGATGAGTTGCTGGAGATTCACCACAAATGGGCGGATTTTTTCGGCGAGGTTTTAAGTCAAAATTTAAAAATTTCCTGCGGTATTCAAGAGTCGGCCGTGCTGCAGTTGAAATACAGTGACTTTTTGAACAGCGCGCCGGCGGCGGCGACCTCTTTTGAGGTGGCGGCCGGGCAGTTTAGTTTTACCGTGCTGCTGGACAACGCGCTGGCCTATGCGCTGCTGGATCGTTTTTGCGGCGGACAGGGGCTGACCGTTAAAAAACCAAATGATGCTTTGTCCGCGCTGGAAAAACCGGCGCTGGCTTTGTTGAGCCGCGAAATACTTAAATCCTACAAAACTTATTTGCTGGACGCTTTTTCCGGTGAAACTATTGGCGAAATTTTTGCGCCGAAACTCCGGCCGGAAACTAAATTAAAAAAAGACGAAGAGATGGCGGTTTTTTCGCAGACTTTTTATCTAGCGGACAATAAACCGGCGGTTTTTTGGTTTATCTATACGGTCAAGGATTTAGAAAAAATGCAGGCCGCTTATGCCGCCAGGAAAACTGCTAGGCCGAAGAAAATGACCGTGCAGCTGGCTTCTGGCGCGGTCTCCGGCACGCAGGTGCCGGTCAATATTAAGATCGGCACGACGCGCGTTTCGGTCGGCGAGATCTTGACCATGACACCGGGCGATATCCTGCAGCTCAACGAAAAAGTTACCGATTCGCTGATCATGTCCGTGGCCGAGCAGGGCGAGTTTTTTGTCAAACTGGGCAGATGCGGCGGCCGCTATGCCGTGAAAGTTATCGAGCATAAACCGAAGTTTTACAATCTGGCCGCGCCCAAAGTTTCCGCCGCGCCGCGCCTGGTCGAGCAGCCCGTGGCCGCCGCCCCTGCGCCCGCGCCAGAACCGCCGTCCGCGCCCGCAGAAGCAGAGCCGCCGACCGCGTCCGCGCCGCCGGAAGCTAAAACAGCGGAGATCAAACCAGCGGTTGAGCCAGATGCCGCTCAGCCAGCTGCCGCAGTTCCGGAGCCGGAAACACAGGAGCCAGCCGCGCCTTACTCACCGCCGGTAGTCGACGCGCAAAGCGTGGCTTACACGGAAGACGGCAAAGTTGATGAAAGCAAAATGGAAATTAAAGATCCGCTGCTTGACGAATTAAACTTGCCGGAAGAGAGCGCCGGCTCGGATGATGATTTTACCTGGGATATTGACGATTTAAAATAA
- a CDS encoding flagellar hook basal-body protein, whose amino-acid sequence MDTVGLLDIIRRSKNAMGAFNQSLRISTNNSANMATTGYKALKQSFKTVFNDVVNEGFQGSGFTGELNPIQFGSGVTLGSISLDFAQGALGEGGALDCAISGRGLFMVSPDEGATVYYTRNGSFHVDTTGQYIIDGSGNALMSDSGPLTTSGYTDLGWGPNGVLLGNYSMYTAGQEEAVQIGQVTLADFTNVEGLTQYNGSLLKESVVSGTRSTGTPGDEAFGTVEPQSLEKSNVFYTGETIDAIEVQRAMSAVLSAIKIASDQISQVINKLLG is encoded by the coding sequence ATGGATACAGTAGGTTTGCTGGATATTATCAGACGTTCCAAGAACGCGATGGGCGCGTTCAATCAGAGCTTGCGCATCAGTACGAACAACAGCGCCAATATGGCGACGACGGGTTATAAGGCGCTGAAGCAGTCTTTCAAAACCGTGTTCAACGACGTGGTCAATGAGGGTTTTCAGGGCTCCGGTTTTACCGGTGAATTAAACCCGATCCAGTTTGGCTCGGGTGTAACGCTGGGCTCGATCAGTTTAGATTTTGCGCAGGGCGCGCTGGGCGAAGGCGGAGCGCTGGACTGCGCGATATCCGGACGCGGTTTGTTTATGGTCTCGCCGGATGAAGGCGCCACGGTCTATTACACACGCAACGGCAGTTTTCATGTTGACACGACCGGACAATATATAATTGACGGCTCCGGTAATGCGCTGATGAGCGATTCCGGACCGCTCACCACCAGCGGTTATACCGACCTGGGCTGGGGCCCTAATGGTGTGCTGCTGGGCAATTATTCGATGTATACGGCGGGTCAGGAAGAGGCTGTGCAGATTGGCCAGGTTACGCTGGCGGATTTCACCAATGTCGAGGGACTGACCCAATACAACGGCTCGCTGCTCAAAGAATCTGTGGTGTCTGGCACCAGGAGCACCGGCACGCCAGGCGATGAGGCTTTTGGCACGGTGGAGCCGCAGTCTCTGGAAAAATCCAATGTATTTTACACCGGTGAAACGATCGACGCTATCGAAGTCCAGCGTGCGATGTCCGCGGTGTTGAGCGCGATTAAAATTGCCAGCGATCAGATCTCGCAGGTTATCAATAAATTGCTGGGGTAA